A single Blastocatellia bacterium DNA region contains:
- the larE gene encoding ATP-dependent sacrificial sulfur transferase LarE has protein sequence MDGTVLDQKEQRLLSYLESLGSVIVAFSGGVDSAYVAYAASRALRDHALAVTALSPSYPDSQKRDAVAFVQQFGLRHQFITTDEMSDPNYRRNPANRCYYCKTELYAKLARLAKEWGFAAICDGVNVDDLSDFRPGRQAAKEAGVLSPLVACGINKAEVRALSRRAGLPTWDKPASACLSSRIPYGMEITVEKLKAIEAGEDVLRELGFRVFRVRHHGQIVRLEFGKDELAHAMRPEVTERLIREFKALGFLFVTVDLEGYRSGALNEALKSPLPVLGDLQRDGGH, from the coding sequence ATGGATGGTACGGTGTTAGATCAAAAAGAGCAGCGTCTATTGAGTTACCTTGAATCATTGGGATCGGTGATCGTGGCCTTTTCTGGCGGCGTAGATAGCGCCTACGTGGCGTATGCAGCGTCGCGCGCCCTGCGGGACCACGCATTAGCCGTGACGGCGCTCAGTCCGAGTTATCCCGACAGCCAGAAACGCGACGCCGTCGCTTTTGTTCAGCAGTTTGGGCTCCGTCACCAATTCATCACGACCGACGAAATGAGCGACCCGAACTATCGTCGCAATCCAGCCAATCGGTGCTATTACTGCAAGACAGAACTGTACGCGAAACTGGCTCGGCTGGCCAAGGAGTGGGGATTTGCGGCCATCTGCGATGGTGTGAACGTGGATGATCTCAGCGATTTTCGTCCGGGTCGCCAGGCTGCCAAAGAGGCCGGGGTACTCAGCCCGCTGGTTGCGTGTGGAATCAATAAAGCCGAGGTACGGGCGCTGTCGCGCCGTGCCGGTTTGCCGACGTGGGATAAGCCAGCCTCGGCTTGCCTGTCGTCGCGCATTCCCTATGGTATGGAGATCACGGTGGAAAAACTCAAGGCGATCGAAGCTGGTGAGGACGTTTTACGCGAGTTGGGATTCCGTGTATTTCGTGTGCGACATCACGGCCAGATCGTTCGATTGGAGTTTGGCAAAGATGAACTGGCGCATGCGATGAGACCGGAGGTCACCGAGCGATTGATCCGCGAATTTAAGGCGCTCGGCTTTCTCTTTGTGACGGTTGACTTGGAAGGCTATCGCAGCGGCGCGCTCAATGAAGCGTTGAAGTCGCCATTGCCCGTTTTGGGCGATCTGCAAAGGGACGGCGGCCATTGA